The following proteins come from a genomic window of bacterium:
- a CDS encoding LysM peptidoglycan-binding domain-containing protein: MSARTRAARCAATAAGAVVLVVGGACAPVRDQTARQDVESLQSSVQQIESALQARQAGVYEQIRELREDQARLERLIEENTRQGRAAAQQLEALRQKTGEDFQKRDQAQREAAQAGAERLGRIEARLDALQKGLLTVNDNLVAMSEFEKKQEERLAKVQEQFQGQLKVVVEEVGRENQDLSRGLASARADLEATRQETAAVRQGLVELQRPMQELAEQLAAVQTQIQDLGRRVESQRKAAPARGGSTHTVRAGETLTAIAARYGVTVKALRDKNQLSDADSLREGQKLAIPEP; encoded by the coding sequence GTGAGCGCTCGGACGCGGGCCGCCCGATGCGCGGCGACGGCGGCGGGCGCCGTCGTCCTCGTCGTCGGCGGCGCGTGCGCGCCCGTGCGTGACCAGACCGCGCGCCAGGACGTCGAGTCGCTCCAGTCGAGCGTCCAGCAGATCGAGTCCGCCCTGCAGGCCCGCCAGGCGGGCGTCTACGAGCAGATCCGCGAGCTGCGCGAGGATCAGGCGCGGCTCGAGCGGCTGATTGAGGAGAACACGCGCCAGGGCCGGGCCGCGGCGCAGCAGCTCGAGGCGCTGCGCCAGAAGACGGGCGAGGACTTCCAGAAGCGCGACCAGGCCCAGCGCGAGGCGGCGCAGGCCGGGGCCGAGCGGCTCGGCCGCATCGAGGCCCGGCTCGACGCGCTCCAGAAGGGCCTGCTGACCGTGAACGACAACCTCGTGGCGATGAGCGAGTTCGAGAAGAAGCAGGAGGAGCGGCTCGCGAAGGTCCAGGAGCAGTTCCAGGGGCAGCTCAAGGTGGTCGTCGAGGAGGTGGGCCGCGAGAACCAGGACCTCTCCCGCGGACTGGCCTCGGCTCGCGCGGACCTCGAGGCCACCCGGCAGGAGACTGCCGCGGTGCGCCAGGGGCTGGTCGAGCTGCAGCGTCCTATGCAGGAGCTCGCCGAGCAGCTCGCGGCCGTGCAGACGCAGATCCAGGACCTCGGGCGGCGCGTGGAGTCGCAACGCAAGGCGGCGCCGGCGCGCGGCGGGTCGACGCACACCGTGCGCGCCGGCGAGACGCTGACCGCCATCGCCGCGCGCTACGGGGTGACCGTCAAGGCCCTGCGCGACAAGAACCAGCTCTCCGACGCCGACAGCTTGCGCGAGGGGCAGAAGCTCGCGATCCCCGAGCCCTAG
- a CDS encoding radical SAM protein produces MAEPFLPKWIAWEVTQRCNLRCIHCRCSAELTSAQGDFTTAEALGLLDQIAELSKPVVVLSGGEPLLRPDVFDIARRGTELGLRMCMATNGTLIDDAVCEKMKAAQLRMVSLSLDGSTAAIHDDFRSMPGAFDGTLRGAAFLKKHGIPFLVNSSFTKRNQHDIANVMRLAKSLGATAWYMFMIVPTGRGEDIMSELISKEDYEEILKWHYEMEKNESELLVRPTCAPHYYRVVPQMAKAEGVKFQRRSLTFSTGGGKGCIAAQSICLIDAFGDVKPCSYFPVSAGNVKQTPFREIWEKSPLFLELRDFKGYKGKCGVCEYLNVCGGCRARAYAMSGDYLEEEPFCTYTPIRMMRNLG; encoded by the coding sequence ATGGCCGAACCGTTCCTCCCCAAGTGGATCGCCTGGGAGGTCACCCAGCGCTGCAACCTGCGGTGCATCCACTGCCGCTGCTCGGCGGAGCTGACCTCCGCGCAGGGCGACTTCACCACCGCAGAGGCCCTCGGGCTGCTCGACCAGATCGCGGAGCTGTCCAAGCCCGTCGTCGTGCTCTCCGGCGGCGAGCCGCTGCTGCGCCCCGACGTCTTCGACATCGCGCGGCGCGGCACCGAGCTGGGGCTGCGCATGTGCATGGCGACCAACGGCACGCTCATCGACGACGCGGTCTGCGAGAAGATGAAGGCGGCGCAGCTGCGCATGGTCTCGCTCTCGCTGGACGGCTCGACCGCGGCGATCCATGACGACTTCCGTTCGATGCCGGGCGCCTTCGACGGCACGCTGCGCGGCGCGGCGTTCCTCAAGAAGCACGGGATCCCGTTCCTCGTCAACTCCTCGTTCACCAAGCGCAACCAGCACGACATCGCGAACGTGATGCGGCTGGCCAAGAGCCTCGGCGCGACGGCCTGGTACATGTTCATGATCGTCCCGACCGGCCGCGGCGAGGACATCATGAGCGAGCTGATCTCCAAGGAGGACTACGAGGAGATCCTCAAGTGGCACTACGAGATGGAGAAGAACGAGAGCGAGCTGCTCGTGCGCCCGACCTGCGCGCCGCACTACTACCGCGTGGTGCCGCAGATGGCCAAGGCCGAGGGCGTGAAGTTCCAGCGCCGCTCCCTGACCTTCTCCACCGGCGGCGGCAAGGGCTGCATCGCCGCCCAGAGCATCTGCCTGATCGACGCCTTCGGCGACGTCAAGCCCTGCTCGTACTTCCCGGTCTCGGCCGGCAACGTCAAGCAGACCCCCTTCCGCGAGATCTGGGAGAAGTCGCCGCTCTTCCTGGAACTGCGCGACTTCAAGGGCTACAAGGGCAAGTGCGGCGTCTGCGAGTACCTCAACGTCTGCGGCGGCTGCCGCGCACGCGCCTATGCCATGAGCGGCGACTACCTCGAGGAGGAGCCGTTCTGCACGTACACCCCGATCCGCATGATGAGGAACCTGGGATGA
- a CDS encoding energy transducer TonB, whose translation PRADAVEPSPPGATAAPGAAAPAGVGSAAVALAPAGSVQPVGFFPHAWYLAVLKERIFARWAPPSEFFGAGVVAALVSFRIDRAGRISGVAVKESSGHARFDRSALAAIQGLGQVPPLPEQYAEETLDVVIRFQNE comes from the coding sequence CCCCGGGCCGACGCCGTGGAGCCGTCGCCGCCGGGGGCGACGGCGGCGCCGGGCGCCGCGGCACCGGCCGGGGTCGGCTCCGCGGCGGTGGCACTGGCGCCCGCAGGGTCCGTGCAGCCCGTCGGTTTCTTCCCCCACGCCTGGTACCTGGCCGTGCTCAAGGAGCGGATCTTCGCGCGCTGGGCCCCCCCGAGCGAGTTCTTCGGTGCCGGCGTCGTCGCCGCCCTCGTCTCGTTCCGGATCGACCGCGCCGGCCGGATCAGCGGCGTGGCCGTCAAGGAGAGTTCCGGTCACGCGCGCTTCGACCGCTCGGCACTGGCCGCGATCCAGGGGCTCGGCCAGGTGCCGCCGCTTCCCGAACAATACGCAGAGGAGACCCTCGATGTCGTCATCCGCTTCCAGAACGAGTAG
- a CDS encoding tetratricopeptide repeat protein has product MRSRATTAAVLLALLSLTPAATPAAERLAVLPWTSSGPPAPQLAWIGEDLPSYFGLILSAQAGIELLPRDQAAAVAAGWGPLDAPPGAEAVKLLAAAGARPAVAASFQAQAGSVRVQADLYPDAPGAAAPLHFSLNGKMAQLPALVSSLAEVVGEALTGRFARVLRPPLPAPPEFLVTRVEPSFGPRDPGENLTQSETFLRTALKIDPNNADAYGQLGTLYARYGMTEKALESFTTAVELSPNTARLHWNLGTVHYQQGKLEEALTEFLQSTVIDETFVDGFVALGALHRRLGDLEASQAALERAVKAGPANAPAHVALGVNAWLARDAATARALFEKARALDPRSAAASADLALLAWSEGNADVARKELERALAAEPSHPEALNNLGILEGERGSTDAAAERFKAALDAGAPRAAVLANLAGLQVQAGRVTEAEATFQRVLDIAPESVAARTGMGYIRLLRGRLAESVEALAGIREDSPAAALASYDLALAHQLGRNSQQALVHYLRALQNRRDLTPAHVNLGILFEAMGRPEKALTEYLKALSAATVAPELYTYLGQVYAQRGYLDMAEETIRKSTLVDPALPAPWFTLASGLEARDRAQAAAAWRQFLDAVRRDRNRAFWVPIAERRLAALEGGKP; this is encoded by the coding sequence GTGCGGTCGAGAGCGACGACGGCCGCCGTCCTGCTCGCGCTGCTGTCGTTGACACCGGCGGCCACGCCGGCGGCGGAGCGCCTGGCCGTGCTGCCCTGGACCAGCTCCGGCCCGCCGGCCCCGCAGCTGGCGTGGATCGGGGAGGACCTGCCGTCCTACTTCGGCCTGATCCTCTCCGCGCAGGCGGGGATCGAGCTCCTCCCCAGGGACCAGGCGGCTGCGGTCGCGGCCGGGTGGGGCCCGCTGGATGCCCCCCCCGGCGCGGAGGCGGTGAAACTGCTCGCCGCCGCCGGCGCGCGCCCCGCGGTCGCGGCGTCGTTCCAGGCGCAGGCGGGCTCCGTCCGCGTCCAGGCCGACCTCTACCCCGACGCCCCGGGCGCCGCCGCCCCGCTGCACTTCTCGCTCAACGGCAAGATGGCGCAGCTGCCGGCGCTCGTCTCCTCGCTCGCGGAGGTCGTGGGCGAGGCGCTCACGGGCCGGTTCGCGCGGGTGCTGCGGCCGCCGCTGCCGGCGCCCCCGGAGTTCCTCGTCACGCGCGTCGAGCCGTCCTTCGGGCCGCGCGACCCCGGCGAGAACCTGACGCAGAGCGAGACCTTCCTGCGCACCGCGCTGAAGATCGACCCGAACAACGCGGACGCCTACGGCCAGCTCGGGACGCTCTACGCCCGCTACGGGATGACCGAGAAGGCGCTCGAGAGCTTCACGACGGCCGTGGAACTCAGCCCGAACACCGCCCGCCTGCACTGGAACCTCGGGACCGTGCACTACCAGCAGGGCAAGCTCGAGGAGGCGCTCACCGAGTTCCTCCAGTCGACCGTCATCGACGAGACGTTCGTCGACGGCTTCGTCGCGCTCGGCGCGCTGCACCGGCGCCTCGGGGACCTCGAGGCCAGCCAGGCCGCGCTCGAGCGGGCGGTCAAGGCCGGGCCGGCCAACGCGCCCGCCCACGTCGCGCTCGGCGTGAACGCCTGGCTCGCCAGGGACGCCGCGACCGCGCGCGCCCTCTTCGAGAAGGCGCGGGCCCTCGACCCGCGCTCCGCGGCCGCGTCGGCGGACCTCGCGCTGCTGGCCTGGTCCGAGGGGAACGCCGATGTCGCCCGCAAGGAGCTCGAGCGCGCCCTCGCCGCCGAGCCCTCGCACCCGGAGGCGCTCAACAACCTCGGGATCCTCGAGGGCGAGCGCGGCTCGACCGACGCCGCGGCGGAGCGCTTCAAGGCCGCCCTCGACGCGGGCGCCCCGCGGGCCGCGGTGCTGGCCAACCTCGCGGGCCTGCAGGTCCAGGCCGGCCGCGTCACGGAGGCCGAGGCGACGTTCCAGCGCGTGCTCGACATCGCGCCCGAGAGCGTCGCGGCGCGCACCGGCATGGGGTACATCCGCCTGCTGCGGGGCCGCCTGGCCGAGTCGGTCGAGGCGCTCGCCGGCATCCGCGAGGACTCGCCCGCCGCGGCGCTGGCCTCCTACGACCTGGCGCTGGCCCACCAGCTCGGGCGCAACAGCCAGCAGGCGCTCGTGCACTACCTGCGCGCCCTGCAGAACCGGCGCGACCTGACGCCGGCGCACGTGAACCTGGGGATCCTCTTCGAGGCCATGGGCCGCCCGGAGAAGGCGCTCACCGAGTACCTCAAGGCGCTGAGCGCGGCGACGGTGGCCCCGGAGCTCTACACCTACCTCGGGCAGGTCTACGCCCAGCGCGGCTACCTCGACATGGCCGAGGAGACGATCCGCAAGAGCACGCTCGTCGACCCGGCCCTGCCGGCGCCGTGGTTCACGCTGGCATCGGGCCTCGAGGCGCGCGACCGGGCCCAGGCAGCCGCCGCGTGGCGCCAGTTCCTCGACGCGGTGCGTCGCGACCGCAACCGCGCGTTCTGGGTCCCGATCGCCGAGCGCCGCCTCGCCGCGCTTGAGGGAGGGAAGCCGTGA
- the pal gene encoding peptidoglycan-associated lipoprotein Pal, which translates to MKKVTRVVAALIAVPAAGAFLLGCPKKATQTQATPEPRVSQSVVATRPGGAATEGGAASTGSGAGTAKQPQQTEDQRLAQLLASRGEDIPIKDQPTVEFVEPGQDEKSVLKTVYFDYDKSNIRPEFQTVLEGVARWMTKMPERQVLIEGHCDERGTDEYNLALGERRALAVRRYLVALGVPAERLHTISYGEEKPADPGHDETAWAKNRRAEFKVSAK; encoded by the coding sequence ATGAAGAAGGTCACGAGGGTCGTGGCGGCGTTGATCGCGGTTCCCGCCGCCGGGGCATTCCTTCTCGGCTGCCCGAAGAAGGCGACCCAGACCCAGGCCACACCAGAGCCCCGCGTGAGCCAGTCCGTCGTCGCGACGCGCCCGGGCGGGGCGGCGACCGAGGGCGGCGCCGCGAGCACCGGGAGCGGCGCGGGGACGGCGAAGCAGCCGCAGCAGACGGAGGACCAGCGTCTCGCCCAGCTCCTCGCCAGCCGCGGCGAGGACATCCCGATCAAGGATCAGCCGACGGTCGAGTTCGTCGAGCCCGGCCAGGATGAGAAGTCCGTCCTCAAGACCGTCTACTTCGACTACGACAAGTCGAACATCCGCCCCGAGTTCCAGACGGTGCTCGAGGGCGTCGCCCGGTGGATGACGAAGATGCCCGAGCGCCAGGTCCTGATCGAGGGACACTGCGACGAGCGGGGCACGGACGAGTACAACCTCGCCCTCGGCGAGCGGCGGGCCCTGGCGGTGCGCCGCTACCTCGTCGCCCTCGGCGTGCCGGCCGAGCGCCTGCACACGATCAGCTACGGCGAGGAGAAGCCCGCCGACCCCGGCCACGACGAGACGGCGTGGGCGAAGAACCGGCGCGCCGAGTTCAAGGTCTCCGCCAAGTAA